The Horticoccus luteus DNA window CGGGAGAAGCCCGTCGCTCGGCGTGACGATGCCGTGCCGGTCATGGTCCGTATCGCACGCGAACGACAGGTCGAAGCGGTCTTTCATGCCGATGAGCCGCGCCATCGCATACGGCGACGAAGGGTCCATCCGAATCTGGCCGTCCCAATCTACCGTCATGAACCGGAAGGTGGGATCAACGACGTCGTTGACGACCGTGAGATCGAGTTGGTGGCGCTCCGCAATCCGCGCCCAGTAGTGGACGCCGGCGCCGCCGAGCGGATCGACGCCCAGCCGAAGCTTTGCGGCGCGAAGGAGATCCAGATCGACGACTGCGTCGAGGTCTTGGACGTAGGTATTGAGATAGTCGTGCCGATGCGTCGTGGCGGCGGTCAGGGCGCGTGCGTGGGGAATGCGCGGCACGGCGGAGACGCCGCTTTCGAGGAGCGCGTTCGCTTGGCGTTCAATCCACGCGGTGATCGTTTTGTCGGCGGGGCCGCCGTTGGGCGGATTATATTTGAAGCCGCCGTCGCGCGGGGGGTTGTGTGAGGGAGTGATGACGATGCCGTCGGCGAGCCCGCTGTTTCGTCCGCGGTTGTAGGTCAGGATCGCGTGCGAAATAACCGGCGTGGGCGTATAGGTGTCGTTCTCGGGCAGCATGACGTCGACGCCGCGCGCAGCGAGCACCTCAAGCGCCGTCGCACCCGCAGGCGCGGACAACGCGTGGGTGTCGATGCCGAGGAAGAGCGGGCCGTCGATGCCATGTTGAGCGCGGTGGAGGCAGATGGCGTCCGTGATCGCCAGGATGTGGGCTTCGTTGAACGAAAGATCCAACGATGAGCCGCGGTGGCCGGACGTGCCAAAGGCAACGCGTTGCGCCGGGATCGTCGGATCGGGCGCGCCGCTATGGTAAGCGGCCACGAGATGCGGCACATCGACCAAAATCGCGGACGGCGCCGGGTGGCCGGCGAGGGGACTGAGCTTCACGGGACTTGATCTGCAGCGGTGGGGATGGGCCGGATTCGGGCCGGGGTGCTCACGCCTCGTCGTTGTCGTTCGCCTTCGCCGCTTGGGCCGCTTGAAACATTTTATCCCGCTCCGCCTCGATGGCGCCTTCGTCCACGAGCTGCTCGGTCTCGCTGCGTCCCTCGCTGTCTTCGCCCTCGTTCACAGTTTCGAGCGCTTGGTGGCCGGGAGAGCCGGGCACGGGATCCCAGCGCATTGTCTCGGGGAGGGATTCAAGAATCACGTCCTGCCGATCGCGGTCGAATCCGTCCGCGAGTTCGCGTTTTGCGCGCAGGTAATCGGCTCGTGATACCGGACGACCGGCAATGCTCGCCAGCTCCTGCGTGCGCGCGTGGATCAAATCGCGGGTAACGGGGCCGATGCCCGTGGAGTTGTCGGTTAAAACACCTTTGTTGAGAGGATTGTGGGCCATAAATGGGTCTCCAAAACAACGGACACGAGGTTGAGTGTTTTCGCGGCTCAGGGATATCGGAGCGGGGCGGCGGGGGTGGCTGTGAATCTTGTCCGCGCCGCTCATCGAACAAAGATTACGCGCAACGTCGGCGGGTTGCAATGGGGCCTTATCCGAGGCGGGAATTGTCTCTCTCCAGAGGACCGGCATCCGGTGAGGCCCGTCCGCGGATAGAGAGAAATGCGGGTCGCGCGCCAAACCTCGGTCCATTGGCGACGCCGGCCTGAGGCCAGGAAACGCAGGCTGCGCATTTTCCCTCGCGAGCGCGGTGGAGAGATCGGCCGCGCCGCCACCGGTGATGCGTTTATGAAGAAGGAAGGCGGACGGGAACGGCCCGCTCGCGCCCCGGTCGTGAAGTCAACAGTGGAACCAGCATGCATTCACGTCGCGGTCGCAATTGAACACCAGCACTCGAATGTCCCCGTGGGACGTCTGACGGAGCGGACAAACGGTGCGCCGACATCGCGCTGAACAGCGGAGCGGTAGGTCGAAACGATCATGCAATCCCTTTCACTCCGCTGGCAGAGCTTGATGAACCGGCAAGCGCGGCCGGAGAGCAGCCAGCCTCCTCTGCGGGCGGAGCTTTTCAGCGTCGAGCAACTCTCCCGCCACGCCCGCGCGCTGGCGAGCAGCCATCGTGTCTCTTCGGAACGCCGGACCAATCGCCTGCTGGCGCGTTTGCAGGAAAACGACCAAGGCCTGCGCGCATTTAACCGGTCGACCATCGCCGTCGATTCCGGCCGGCGGGTGACGCCGGCGGCGGAGTGGTTGCTCGATAATTTCTATTTGATCGAGGAGCAGATTCAACTGGCCCAGCGGCATCTGCCGCGCGGTTACAGCCGGGAGCTGCCCTGTCTTTCAAACGGACCCTCGGCGGGATTTCCGCGTGTTTACGATATCGTGCTGGAGTTGATTGCGCACGTTGATGCGCAGCTCGACGCCGGGTTGTTGCACGCGTTCGTGGCCGCTTACCAAGCGGAAGCGCCGTTGAAACTCGGCGAGCTCTGGGCGATCCCCATCATGCTGCGGTTGGGATTGATCGAAAATCTCCATCGCGTGACCAGCCGGCTCATTCTCGCGCGGGCCGATCGCGATCTGGCGGATTTCTGGGTGGATCGCTTGCAAGAGGTCGCCAACCAAAACCCGTCGCACCTCGTCATTGCGGTCGCGGATATGGCGAAGGCCGATCTGCCCGTCTCCAGCTCGTTCGTGGCGGAGTTCTGCCAACGCCTGTCGCGCCAGAGCCCGGTGTTGCATCTCGCGCGGAGCTGGCTCGAGCAGCGGCTCGCGGAATCAGGATTGTCCATTGCGCACCTGATCCACCTCGAGAGCCAAAGCCAGGCGGCTGATCAGGTGTCCGTCAGCCACAGTATTTCCAGTCTGCGGGCGCTGAGTGCGATGGACTGGAAGGACTTCGTGGAATCGTTGAGCGCGGTGGAGGCGGTCTTGCGCACCGACCCGGCGGGCGTTTACGCGACGATGGATTTTGCGACGCGCGACCGCTACCGCCACGTGGTGGAGTCACTGGCGCGGCATGGACGATTGACGGAGACGGAGGTGGCGCGGAGCGCGGTTCAACTGGCGACGGACCGGGCGCGGGAAACCGGGCGCGACGACCGTTCCGCGCATGTCGGTTATTATCTCATCGATCAAGGGAGCGCCGCGCTGGCGCGCCTGGCGAAGGTGCGCTGGCCTCGGCACGCGGCGGTGGAGCGAGCGATCCAGCGGTTTCCGCTCACGTTTTATGCGGGCGGCATCAGTGCGCTGACGATCCTCGCGCTGGCGTGGTATTGGCAGGTGGCGGCGCCGTCCGGCGTGGCGCAGTGGAAGCTCGTCGGCGGCCTGTTCATCTTTCTGCTGGCCGCAAGCCAACTGGCCGTGGCGTTGATGAACTGGTTCACCACGCTGCTGATTCTGCCGCAACGGCTGCCGCGTCTGGACTACTCGCACGGCCTGCCGCCCGATCTGCGCACGATGGTGGTGGTGCCGACCTTGCTCACCGACGCCGCCGGTGTCGACCAGTTGATCGAGACGCTGGAGATCCATCATCTTTCCAATCAGGACAAGCACCTGCACTTCGCGTTGTTGACGGATTTTGCCGATGCGGCGGAGGAAAACCAGCCGGGCGATGCCGCGCTTTTGCAGCGGGCGCGCGCGGGCGTCGACCAGCTCAATCAAAAATATTCCGCGGCGGCCGGCGATGTCTTCTTTCTCTTTCATCGACCGCGGCGATGGAATGCAGGGGAGGGCGCGTGGATGGGTTACGAGCGCAAACGGGGCAAGCTCGCCGAGTTCAACGCCGTGCTCCGCGGCCACGGGCGCGACCGGTTTTCGGTGATCGTGGGTGCGACCGAAATTCTGGGAGGAATCACGTATGTCATCACGCTCGACACCGATACCCAGATGCCGCGCGACGCCGCGCGCCAGCTCGTCGGCACGATGGCGCATCCGTTAAACCGACCCGTTTTCGATCCCGTGCGCGGGATCGTGACCAAAGGCTACGGGATCCTGCAGCCGCGCGTGGGCGTGAGTCTGCCGAGTGCGCGACGCTCGTGGTTTGTGCGTTTGTTTGCCGGCGATCCGGGCATCGATCCCTACACGCGCGAGGTGTCCGATATCTATCAGGATTTGTTTCACGAGGGCTCGTTCATCGGCAAAGGCATCTACGAAGTGGATGCGTTTGAGCGCGCGTTGCACGGGCGCTTCCCGGAAAACACCGTGCTTAGCCACGACTTGCTGGAATCCTGCCATGCGCGCTCCGCGCTCGTGAGCGATGTGGAATTTTACGAGGAGCATCCCTCGCGCTACAACGTGGACGTCGGCCGGCGTCACCGCTGGATTCGCGGTGACTGGCAGATTGCCCGCTGGCTTCTCTCGCGGGTGCCCGGCGCGGATTCCCGGAGTCTCGCGAATCCGCTTTCGGTGCTCTCGCAATGGAAGCTGCTCGACAACCTGCGCCGCAGTCTCGTCCCCGTGGCGTTGTTGCTGCTGATGTTGATGCCTCAACTCGGCGCTTTCGGGCCGCTGGTGGTGTTGGTGATCGTGGCGTTGCCGGCGGTGCTCTCGGCGATGGTCAGCGGCATCAACAAACCAAAGGACATGCCGTGGCGCCTGCATCTGCGAGGCATGGCCGGCTCGAGCAGCCGGCAGCTCGGCCAGATTTTTCTGACGCTGGCCTTCCTGCCCTACGATGCCTTGGTGAGCCTCGACGCCGTCGGGCGGACACTCGTGCGGCTGCTGGTGACGCGCCGGCGCCTCTTGGAATGGCGGACGGCCGGAGAGTCGGAGCGCGCGCGGCACGCCAGCCTGGCCCAGTTCTACGTCACGATGTGGATCGCGCCGGTCGTCGCGCTGGCCGCGATCGCGGTCTTGCTGACGCGGCAACGGGATCAACTGGCGCTGGCGATTCCGTGGCTGGGCGTGTGGTTTCTCGCCCCGTGGATTGCGTGGTGGATCAGCCAGCCGATTGCCACCGTGGCGCCGAAGCTGTCGAGCGGCCAGCTTGCGTTCCTGCGCCGCACCGCGCGGCAGACGTGGCATTTCTTCGAGACGTTCGTCACGGCGCAGGAAAACTGGCTGCCGCCGGATAACTTTCAGGAAGTGCCAGTGCCGACGATCGCATCGCGCACGTCACCGACGAACATCGGGCTGGCGTTGCTCGCCAATCTGTCGGCGGTGGATCTGGGTTATCTGCCGGTGGGCGGTTTGTTGCGCCGCACGCAGGAGACGTTTGGCACGCTGGACCGGCTCGAGCGCTATCGCGGCCACTTCTACAACTGGTATGATACCCGCAGCCTCAAGCCGTTGCTGCCGCTCTATGTTTCCAGTGTGGACAGCGGTAATCTCGCGGGACACTTGCTGACGCTCGCCGCAGGATTGCGCGAGCTGCCCGAGGCCCGGATTTTCACGCCGCAGATCTTTGCGGGGTTGCACGACACCGCCATGGCGCTGCGCGAATTGGTGGGCGAAAATGCGGCGCTCGAAAAACTAGCGGCCGAGCTGGACCCGCCGCCGGAAACGTTGCGAGCCGCGCATGCGCTCCTGGAACGGGTGGCGAATCAAGCGACCGCGATCGCCGCCTCGCTGGCGAATGGGGCGGATGATGTGAAGGTCTGGAGCGCGGCGCTGCAGCGAAACTGTGCGGAGCACCTGGCGGATCTGCTGTGGCTCGCTCCGTGGCTGGCGTTGCCGACGCAAACGGCGGGCGGCGCGAGTGGTGGCTCGCTCGCGCATTTGGACGCCGCGCCGACCTTGCGGGAGCTCGCCGCGCTGGATCAAGCGCTGGAGACGTCGGTCGACGCGGGCGGAGACGGAGCAGAATTTCTCCGCTGCGTGCGCGAAGCCGGAGAACACGCCCGTGAACGACTGCGCGTGGCGGAAGCATTGGCCGGACAGAGCGAGGAATTCGCGGCGATGGATTTCTCGTTCGTTTTCAACCGCGTGCAGGATCTGTTCTGCACGGGTTTCAACGTCACCGAGCATCGCACCGAAACCGGTTTCTACGACCTGCTGGCGTCCGAGGCGCGGCTGGGGAGCTACGTGGCGATCGCGTTGGGCCAGGTGCCGCAAGATCACTGGTTTTCGATGGGGCGCCTGCTGGTGGCCAGCCGCGGTGAACCGCTGCTCGTTTCATGGAGCGGGTCGATGTTCGAATATCTGATGCCGCTGCTCGTGATGCCGAACTACGAGAACACGCTGCTCGACCACACGTGTCGCGCGGCGGTGCAGCAGCACATCGAGTATGGCGAGTTGCGCGGCGTGCCGTGGGGCATTTCGGAGTCGGGCTACAACCGGACCGACGTCCACATGAACTACCAATACCGCGCGTTTGGCGTGCCCGGTCTCGGTTTGAAGCGAGGGCTGGCGGAAGACCTGGTGATCGCACCCTACGCGACGGTCATGGCGTTGATGGTCGCGCCGGTGGCGGCCTGCAAAAACCTGCAACGCCTCGCCACCGATGGACGCGTGGGTCGTTATGGTTTCTACGAGGCGGTGGATTACACGCCGGCGCGTCTGCCGCCCGGCGAAACGAGCGTCACCATTTGCTCCTACATGGTGCACCATCAAGGCATGAGCCTGCTGGCGCTGGGGAATATGCTGCGGGGTTTTCCGATGCACCGACGTTTCATGTCGTGCCCTCCGCTCAAGGCGACGGAGCTGCTGCTGCAGGAACGCGTGCCCAAAACGGCGGCCGGCGTGCTGGCGGGCGATCTGCATTTGGAGGAAACGCGCGACGGAGCGGGCCAGACGGAAAACGTGATGCGGGTCTTCACCAATCCCAACCTGCCGGCGCCGGAAGTGCATTTGCTGTCCAACGGTCGTTACCACGTCGCCATCACCAGCGCCGGCGGCGGATACAGTCGCTGGCGGGATCTCGCGGTCACCCGCTGGCGAGAAGATGCGACGCGCGATTGCTGGGGCACATTTGTCTATTTGCGCGAGCCGGCGACGGGCGATCTTTGGTCCGCCGCGTATCAACCGACGTTGCGCGGGGCGAAGGAAGACGAGGCGATCTTTTCCCAAGCGCGGGCGGAATTCCGGCAGCATCGCCACGGTCTCGAAATCCACTCGGAGATCAGCGTGTCACCGGAGGACGATGTGGAACTGCGGCGGATCAAGATCACCAATCGCACGCGCGCGGCGCGCGTCATCGAGGTGACGAGCTACGCGGAGGTGGTGCTCGCGCCGGCCGCGGCGGACGCCGCCCATCCGGCGTTCAGCAATCTGTTTGTGCAAACTGAGTTTGTCGCAAAATCGTCCGCGCTGCTGTGCACCCGGCGTCCGCGCACGGCGGACGAAAAGCCGCCGTGGCTGGTGCATCTCGTGGCGGGAGCGGATGGCGGAGCTGGCGACGTTTCCTGTGAAACTGACCGCGCACGGTTCATCGGCCGCAACGGAACCCTCGTCAACCCGGCCGCCCTGCAAGGCAACGCGCCGTTGTCCAACACGGTCGGCTCCGTGCTCGATCCGATCGTGGCGCTGCGCCGCTTGGTGTCGGTGCCAGCGAACGAGGCCGTCGTGATCGATTTTGTGCTCGGCGTCGCCGAGACCCGGGAAGCCGCGCTCGCGCAGGTGGAAAAATACCAAAGCCCGCGCATGGCCGACCGCGCTTTCGACCTCGCCTGGACGCACAGCCAGGTGACGTTGCGCCAGCTCAACATCACGGAGGGCGAGGCGCAGCTTTACGGGCGTCTCGCCGGCGCGCTGATCTACGCCAACCCCGCCCGCCGCGCGAATGCCGGAACGTTGCGCAGCAATCGTCGCGGCCAGAGCGGTCTGTGGAGCTACGGCATTTCCGGCGATGTGCCGCTCGTCCTGCTCAGCATCGGCGACACGACGAAAATCGAAATCGTCCGCCAGGTGATCCAAGCCCACGCTTACTGGCGGGCGAAAGGGCTGGCCGTCGAGCTGATGATCTTAAACGAGGACGTCTCCGTGTACCGGCAGACGTTGCACGATCAGATCACCGGGCTCATCACCGCGGGCATCGAGGCGCAAATGCTCGATCAGCCGGGCGGCATTTTTGTCCGCCGCCTCGAGCAAATCCCGCACGAAGATCGCGTGTTGCTGCAATCCGTGGCGCGGATCG harbors:
- the pgm gene encoding phosphoglucomutase (alpha-D-glucose-1,6-bisphosphate-dependent) yields the protein MKLSPLAGHPAPSAILVDVPHLVAAYHSGAPDPTIPAQRVAFGTSGHRGSSLDLSFNEAHILAITDAICLHRAQHGIDGPLFLGIDTHALSAPAGATALEVLAARGVDVMLPENDTYTPTPVISHAILTYNRGRNSGLADGIVITPSHNPPRDGGFKYNPPNGGPADKTITAWIERQANALLESGVSAVPRIPHARALTAATTHRHDYLNTYVQDLDAVVDLDLLRAAKLRLGVDPLGGAGVHYWARIAERHQLDLTVVNDVVDPTFRFMTVDWDGQIRMDPSSPYAMARLIGMKDRFDLSFACDTDHDRHGIVTPSDGLLPPNHYLAVAISQLFKTRPEWSAQAAVGKTVVSSAMIDRVTAQLGRKLYEVPVGFKWFVDGLLDGALGFVGEESAGAAFLRRDGSVWTTDKDGFIPCLLAAEITARTGQNPGELYRGLTREFGEPVYDRVEAAATPSQKAALANLSAEQITLTELAGEKIASVQTHAPGNHAALGGVKVQTAQGWFAARPSGTEDIYKIYAESFRDRAHLKQILHEAQTIVDAALKM
- a CDS encoding GH36-type glycosyl hydrolase domain-containing protein, giving the protein MQSLSLRWQSLMNRQARPESSQPPLRAELFSVEQLSRHARALASSHRVSSERRTNRLLARLQENDQGLRAFNRSTIAVDSGRRVTPAAEWLLDNFYLIEEQIQLAQRHLPRGYSRELPCLSNGPSAGFPRVYDIVLELIAHVDAQLDAGLLHAFVAAYQAEAPLKLGELWAIPIMLRLGLIENLHRVTSRLILARADRDLADFWVDRLQEVANQNPSHLVIAVADMAKADLPVSSSFVAEFCQRLSRQSPVLHLARSWLEQRLAESGLSIAHLIHLESQSQAADQVSVSHSISSLRALSAMDWKDFVESLSAVEAVLRTDPAGVYATMDFATRDRYRHVVESLARHGRLTETEVARSAVQLATDRARETGRDDRSAHVGYYLIDQGSAALARLAKVRWPRHAAVERAIQRFPLTFYAGGISALTILALAWYWQVAAPSGVAQWKLVGGLFIFLLAASQLAVALMNWFTTLLILPQRLPRLDYSHGLPPDLRTMVVVPTLLTDAAGVDQLIETLEIHHLSNQDKHLHFALLTDFADAAEENQPGDAALLQRARAGVDQLNQKYSAAAGDVFFLFHRPRRWNAGEGAWMGYERKRGKLAEFNAVLRGHGRDRFSVIVGATEILGGITYVITLDTDTQMPRDAARQLVGTMAHPLNRPVFDPVRGIVTKGYGILQPRVGVSLPSARRSWFVRLFAGDPGIDPYTREVSDIYQDLFHEGSFIGKGIYEVDAFERALHGRFPENTVLSHDLLESCHARSALVSDVEFYEEHPSRYNVDVGRRHRWIRGDWQIARWLLSRVPGADSRSLANPLSVLSQWKLLDNLRRSLVPVALLLLMLMPQLGAFGPLVVLVIVALPAVLSAMVSGINKPKDMPWRLHLRGMAGSSSRQLGQIFLTLAFLPYDALVSLDAVGRTLVRLLVTRRRLLEWRTAGESERARHASLAQFYVTMWIAPVVALAAIAVLLTRQRDQLALAIPWLGVWFLAPWIAWWISQPIATVAPKLSSGQLAFLRRTARQTWHFFETFVTAQENWLPPDNFQEVPVPTIASRTSPTNIGLALLANLSAVDLGYLPVGGLLRRTQETFGTLDRLERYRGHFYNWYDTRSLKPLLPLYVSSVDSGNLAGHLLTLAAGLRELPEARIFTPQIFAGLHDTAMALRELVGENAALEKLAAELDPPPETLRAAHALLERVANQATAIAASLANGADDVKVWSAALQRNCAEHLADLLWLAPWLALPTQTAGGASGGSLAHLDAAPTLRELAALDQALETSVDAGGDGAEFLRCVREAGEHARERLRVAEALAGQSEEFAAMDFSFVFNRVQDLFCTGFNVTEHRTETGFYDLLASEARLGSYVAIALGQVPQDHWFSMGRLLVASRGEPLLVSWSGSMFEYLMPLLVMPNYENTLLDHTCRAAVQQHIEYGELRGVPWGISESGYNRTDVHMNYQYRAFGVPGLGLKRGLAEDLVIAPYATVMALMVAPVAACKNLQRLATDGRVGRYGFYEAVDYTPARLPPGETSVTICSYMVHHQGMSLLALGNMLRGFPMHRRFMSCPPLKATELLLQERVPKTAAGVLAGDLHLEETRDGAGQTENVMRVFTNPNLPAPEVHLLSNGRYHVAITSAGGGYSRWRDLAVTRWREDATRDCWGTFVYLREPATGDLWSAAYQPTLRGAKEDEAIFSQARAEFRQHRHGLEIHSEISVSPEDDVELRRIKITNRTRAARVIEVTSYAEVVLAPAAADAAHPAFSNLFVQTEFVAKSSALLCTRRPRTADEKPPWLVHLVAGADGGAGDVSCETDRARFIGRNGTLVNPAALQGNAPLSNTVGSVLDPIVALRRLVSVPANEAVVIDFVLGVAETREAALAQVEKYQSPRMADRAFDLAWTHSQVTLRQLNITEGEAQLYGRLAGALIYANPARRANAGTLRSNRRGQSGLWSYGISGDVPLVLLSIGDTTKIEIVRQVIQAHAYWRAKGLAVELMILNEDVSVYRQTLHDQITGLITAGIEAQMLDQPGGIFVRRLEQIPHEDRVLLQSVARIVLDDERGTLAQQLEQHSGLDPLILALVPTRSNLPAESAPIPTRELMFANGLGGFTRDGHEYVITLRAGQTTPAPWVNVLANPTFGTVVSESGSAYTWVENAHEFRLTPWSNDPVQDTPGEALYIRDEQTGQFWSPTPGPATGATPYVIRHGFGYTVFEHTENGLVSELWVYVAMDAPVKLSVLKLRNISGRARRISLTGYWEWVLGDLRQKSLLHVQTEVDLKTGALLARNHYNTEFHDRIAFVDVNDAARTLTGDRKEFLGRNGTLARPAALKRVRLSGRVGAGLDPCGALQVTFDLADGQERETSFRLGVGRSAADVQNLIQRFRRGDASRSALEGVWGYWNRTLGAINVDTPDPAVNFMANGWLLYQTLGCRFWGRTGFYQSGGAYGFRDQLQDAMALVHAEPALTREHLLRAAAHQFREGDVQHWWHPPAGRGVRTHFSDDFLWLPFVTCRYVSSVGDTGVLDEKISFLEARPVKPEEEAYYDLPTRSEESAPLYQHCVRAIERALRFGAHGLPLMGGGDWNDGMNRVGDEGRGESVWLAFFLYDVLTQFAGVARSRNDQAFADRCLDQARQLQENIEQHAWDGAWYRRAWFDNGEPLGSHINPVCQIDSLPQSWAVISGAGNPERSREAMESVDQRLVRRDAGLIQLFDPPFDHSPLNPGYIKGYIPGVRENGGQYTHGAIWTAMAFALMGEDERAWELFALLNPVHHGGTPEEIATYKVEPYVVAADVYALPPHTGRGGWTWYTGSAGWMYRLLVETLLGVNLEGEQLRLEPRLPPGWNSYKIHYRFRQTVYHITFSRNSASSAGETSLTLDGQNIAGTTLPLRDDQHEHFAELKIGDQ